The sequence below is a genomic window from Deinococcus terrestris.
GACGCCGGTGGTTTCGGCGTAGAACTCCACCCGCGTGCCGGAGGTGATGTTCAGGCGCTTGCCGTCCACGAGGACCTCAGTGACCCGGTTGTCGTCGGTCGCCACGCCCGTGACCCGAATCAGGGTGCCGCTGCGCTCAAAGCGGGTCACCTTGAGGACCGGAGGCTTGCCGTCCACCGTGATGGGCACCTCCAGCAGGCTCTTGTTGCCCGCCGCGTCGAGGGCACCGATCAGGTAGGTCGCCTTGTTGCCCTGCACCCGCGTCTGGTAGGCGAAGTTGGCGATCTTGCGGCTGCCCTTCTCGATGGGAATCGCTTTGCCGTCCACCGTGATGCGCTCGACCCCCCGGTCGTCGAGGGCGTAGCCCCGGATGGTAAAGGCCCGCGCCTGCCCCACCCCGCCGCCATCGGGACTGGTGATCACGATGCGCGGCTTGAAGGAGTCAGCTTTGCGGGCGCAGCCTCCCAGCAGGGGCGCGAGCAGCAGCAGGGCGAGGGGGGCAGCGGCAGCGCGGCGCATGGGGACAAGTATAGCGGGGCTGCCGCTCCTTGCTCGAAGCGGGGTGCTTTAATACCGCCCGTGACTCTCTCCGCCCGCCTCCCCGGTCCCGCCGTCCCCGAGGGCACCCGCGACGTGCTGCCGCCCGAGTGGCAACAGCGCGAGCATCTGCGGACGCGGCTGGGCGCCGAGTTCGCGGCGTGGGGCTACCGGGGCGTGGACGTGCCCGCCCTGGAATTCGCCGACCCCGGCCACCCGCAGGATGCCCGCGCCTTCAAGCTGATCGACGTGGGCGGCGAAGTGCTGGCCCTGCGCGGCGAGTTCACGACGGCGGTGGGGCGGCTGGTGCGCTCGCGCTTTGCCGGGGGGCCGTTTCCGCTGCGGCTCCAGTACGGCGGGCGGCTGTGGCTGCGGGCGCTGACGAGCGAGCTGGGGCGATTGCGCGAGTTCGCCCAGGTCGGCGTGGAGCTGATCGGCGTTTCGACCCCGCAGGCCGACGCGGAACTGCTCGCGCTGGGACGCCGGGCGCTGGAGGTGGTGGGCGTGTCCCCGGTGATGGAGGTGGGCTATCCCGGCTTCGTGGACGCGGTGCTGGAGGACGCGGGCCTCTCCCCCACCGCTCGGGAGTCGCTGCACGGCGCGATTGACCGCAAGAGCGGCGCGGACGTGGACCTACTCGCCGGGCGGCACGCGCTGGACGCCGGGGTGACCCGGACCCTGCACACCCTGACCGACCTGTACGGCGGTCCGGAGGTGCTGGCGGGAGCCGGGGACCTCGCGCGGGGCGAGCGGGCGCGGGCGGCGGTGGCGCACCTGGAGGCGGTCGCGGACCGGGCCGAGGGAGAACTGCTGTTCGACCTCGGGGCCAGCCGCCGCTACGGGTACTACACCGGGCTGACCTTCCGGGCCTACGCGCCGGGGTTGAACCAGCCGCTGCTCGGGGGCGGGCGCTACGACCTCGGCGGGCTGCCGGGGGCGGGCTTTGCCATCGGGCTGGAGCGGCTGACCGAGGTGGCCGCGCGGGGATTGCCCCCCGAGCCGGAGGTGGTGCTGGCACTCGACCCGGCGGGGGCCGAACACGCCCGCGCCGCCGGGCTGACCGCCGAACTCGCCTGGACCGACGACCGCGCCGAGCTGCTCGCCTACTGCGCGGCGCGGGGCATTCGCCGCTGGGCGCAGGGGCAGATCCTGACCGAGGTGTCCGCATGAGTCCGGCTCCGGTGCGTGGCCCCGAACACCTCACCCTCGCGCTGCCCAAGGGGCGCGTCCTCGCCGAGTCGGCTGCCCTGCTCACCCAGGCTGGCCTGCCGCTGGAATTGCCCGGTCCCTCACGGGCGCTGCGGCATGAGTTTCCGGGGCTGACCGTGCTGGAGTTGCGCAATCAGGACGTGCCCGTCTATGTGGACCTCGGCGTGGCCGACTTCGGCATCGTCGGGAAGGACGTGCTGGTGGAGTCGGGCCGGGCCGTGTTCGAGCCGGTGGACCTCCGATTCGCGGCCTGCCGCCTCTCGCTGATTCGGGAGGTGGGGGCGGCGGGGCCGATCACGCGGGTTGCCACCAAGTACCCCCGCTCGGCCCGCGCCTACCTCGCCGCGCAGGGCATCCCCGCTGAGATCGTCAAGCTCTCGGGCAACATCGAACTCGCCGCGCTGACGGGCCTCGCCGACGCGGTGGTGGACCTCGTGCAGACCGGGGGCACCCTGCGGGCCAACGGGCTGGAGGAACGCGACGTGCTGTTTCACTCCTCCGCCCGCCTGGTGGTCAACCGCACCGCCCTCAAGCTGCGGCGCGAGCGGCTGCGCCCACTGATCGAGCGGCTGCGGGAATTGGTGGCAGCGGGGTGAGTCTGGGCGGGGGTTCAGCGGTGGGGCGGCTCATCGTCGTCAACGGAACGTCCAGCGCGGGCAAGACCACCTTCTGTGAGGCGCTGCAAGACGCCCTCCCCGACCCCTACCTGCTCACGAGCTACGACATCTTCTGGGCGAGCATGCCCGCCCGCTACTTCCCCTGGGAAACGCACGAGGAGGACGGCGTTCGGTACGTGACCGCAGAGCAGGCGGGGCGGCCCAGCACCACGCTGGAACTTGGTCCTGTAGGCCAGCGCACCGTGTCGGGTGCCCATCACGCCGTGGCCGCGCTGCTGGCTTCGGGGGTCAACGTGATCGCGGACGTGCTGTTCCTGCACCCCGACTGGTTCGCGGAAGCGAGGCGGCTGTGGACTCCCTTCGCCCCGTTGTGGATTGCCCTCAAGCCCCCTCTGACCGTCAGCGAGGAGTGGGAGGCACGGCGGGAAGCGACCCTGGCGGGCCGACCCACTGGCCTGGCGCGGGGCCTCTTCGCCGCGGTGCACGCGCACAGTCCCCCAGACCTCACCCTTGATCCCTCGCGGTGTCACCCGGACGAGCTGGCCCGGTCGGTCGCCGCGTGGGTGGGCCGAGGATGTCCCCATCCTTTTGATGGGATGGGAGCATTCAACCGCTAGTCTCCCACCGGACCCTCGCGTTCCAGCGCCGCCGTCATCCGCTCCAGCGCCTCGATCAGAATCGGGCGGCTGGTGGCAAAGTTGACCCGCACACAGCCCTGGTAGCGGACGCCCTCCTCGCCGGGTGCGAAGAGGGGACCGCCCTGCACGGCGACGCGGGCCTCATCCAACAGGAATTGCCCCATGTCGGCCGCGCGGGGGTGGCCCCGGAGGTCCAGCCAGCCGAGATAGGTCGCCTCGGGCGGCGAGAAGCGTGCCCAGGGCAGCCGCGCCTCCACGAAGGCCGCCATCACATCGCGGTTGCCGCGCAGGTAGGCGACCGTCTCCTGCAACCATAGCCCCGCCCCCTCCAGCGCCGCCCGCCACGCGGTCACACTCAGGGTGGAGGGGTGGCCCATCAGCCCGCCCGCCGCCCCGCGCACCCGCTTGATCAGCTCGGGGTCGTGCCCGACCATTACGCCGATGCCCAGGCCCGCCGTGTTGTAGGCCTTGGCGGGGCCAGTCAGCGTCACCGTGCGGGAGCGCACGCGGGGGTCGGCGGCGAAGGCCTCGAAGGGCACGTCCGAGAGCCGCAGGTCGGCGTGCAGTTCGTCCGACATGACATACAGGTCGTGGCGCAGCACGAAGTCGCGCAGCCGCGCCAGTTCTTCCGCGTCCCAGACGCGCCCGCTGGGGTTGTGCGGATGGCACAGCAGCAGCAGGCGGCAGCCGAGGGCAGCGGCCTCCATCGCGTCCCAGTCGATCTCCCAGCGTCCACCCGATTCCTGCGGTTCCTGCAATGGCGCGGCGGCCACCTGGCGGCCCTGGGTCGTGATCGCCTGGTGAAAGGGGTAGTAGATCGGCGTCATGGTCAGGACCGGCTCGTCCGGCACACTCAGGGCCGCGACCGCCGCATAGATGCCCGGCACCACCCCCGGAATGAAGGAGAAGCCCTCTTTCGGCAGGTCGGTCAGGCCGTGGCCCGCGAGCTTGTCCTGAAGGGCCGCGATCAGGTGGGCATCCCCCATCATCTGCCCGTAGCCCAGCCCGCGCGTCAGACGCTCCTGCAACGCCTCCACGATGGCGGACGCGACCGGAAAGTCCATGTCGGCCACCCAGAGAGGCAGCACGTCCTCGGGGTAGAAGGTCCATTTCAGGCTGTCGGGGTGGCGCAGCGTGGCCGGGTCAAGGGAGCTGTAGGGGGAGGCGGCGGCAGGCTCGGGGGCCAGTTCCGGCCCCTCCAGCTCGGGCGGGTCCGGGATGGGCAGGTCGGGGTGGGTCATGGGAGGAGCATAGACCCACCCGGCGACCTTCAGGGCGTCAGCCGGTGGCGGTCACGCGGGAACGCCCGCGCGAAGCGCACATTGCCGATGCCCAGCAGCCGCGCGGTCAGGCGCTCGGCGCCGATGGCGAAGCCGCCGTGCGGGGGCATCCCGTACTTGAAGACCTCGGCGTAGCCCGCAAGCGCCTCCGGGTTCAGGCGGTAGGCGGCGATGGATTCCTGCAACATGGGGTACTCGTGGATGCGCTGCCCACCCGACGTGATCTCGATGCCCCGGAACAGCAGGTCAAAGCCCCGCGTCAGGCCCCCCTCCTCCGGGTAGGCGTAGAAGGGCCGGGCGGCGCGTGGGTACTTCGTCACGAAGACGAAGTCGGTGCCCTCGGTCTCGGCGTAGTGCTGCGAGAGCAGCCGCTCGGCCTCCGGGTCGAGGTCCTTGCCGCCGACTGGGTGGCCGTACTTCTCCTCCACCAGCCGCCGGGCGTCCAGCAGGGTGATGCGCGGGATGTGGGCGGGCACCTCCGGCAGCGTGGCCCCCAGCAGGGCGAGTTCGGGAGCCGCGTGCTCGCGCAGCCGCTCCATGATGGCGGCCAGGACGCGGGTTTCCACGTCCATCACGTCCTCCTCGGACTCGATGAAGCCCAGTTCCACGTCCAGCGAGAGGTACTCGTTGAGGTGGCGGGAGGTCGCGTGTTCCTCGGCGCGGTAGACGGGCGCGACCTCAAAGACGCGCTCGAAGACGCCCACCATGATCTGCTTGTAGAGCTGCGGACTCTGCGCGAGGTACGCCGGGTGCCCGAAATAGTCGATGGGAAAGAGGTTCGCCCCGCCCTCCGCCCCCGCCGAGACAATCTTGGGCGTGCTGATCTCGGTGAAACCCTCGCCGCGCAGGTGGTCGCGGAAGGCCGCCACGAGTTCGGCCTGCACCTTCAGGATCGCCCGCTCGCGCAGCCCGCGCACGGTCACGACCCGGTAGTCCAGCATCGTCTCGGGGTGGACGTGCCACTCCATCTTGGGAATCTCGACGGGGGGCGGCTCGGTGGCGGGGGTCAGGACCCGGAAGGACTCCACCTGCACCTCGTATCCGCCGGGGGCCTTGGGGTGGGCGGTCACGCGCCCCACGACTTCAATGCTGCTCTCAGGCAGTGGGAGGTCCAGCCCGCTCCCCACGCACTGCACCAGGCCCGCGCGGTCGCGCAGCACCAAAAATTGCAGGCCCCCCAGGTCGCGGCGGGCGTGCAGGAAGCCTTGCAGTCGAACGGTCCGGCCCGCGTGAGTGGGAAGGGCCGAGGTCAGGGTGCGGGGAAGTGCAGTGGTCATGGGTGGTCTCCTGGAACAGGCGGGGCGAAACAGGCAAGCCCCCGACTCCTGTGATGGGGGTCGGGGGCGCGGCAATCTGCGGCGAGACGTCCCCTACCGGGGATCGTCATTCACGTTCGCGGGGGTGACGTGAGCCGCACTCATGCCGGGAAGTGTAGCGGGCGCACCCTGAGGCGTCAACGCGGGGGGCCGGGGGGTATCTTCGGGGGCGTGGACCTCAAGCCCGAACTCGACATTGCCGTGCGGCTGGCGCGGGAGGCGGGGGCCCTGCTGCTCGCCCACCTGAGGCGGGGGGTGACGGCCCAGCAGAAGACGGGCGCCGACGACCTCGTGACCGCCGCCGACCACGAGGCTTCCGACCTGATTCTGGCGGGCCTGCGCTCGGCCTTTCCGGAGGACGGCCTGCTCAGTGAGGAAGCCGCCGACAACCCGGCCCGGCTGGAGCACGAGCGGGTCTGGATCATCGACCCCATCGACGGGACGAAGGAGTTCACCTCGGGCAGCCCCGACTACGCGGTCAGCATCGGGCTGGCGGTCGGCGGCGAGCCGGTGCTGGGCGCGGTGTACGCTCCGGCCACCGACGAGCTGTTTGCCGGGGCGGTAGGGCTGGGAGTCACGAGGAATGGTGAGCCGACCGGGTTCAGCCACCGCGCCGCCTACGTGGTCAGCGTGTCGGACACCGAGTTCCGGCGCGAGCTGCACGCGAGCAACCTCTCCGGCATGGCCCCCAGCGGCTCCATCGCCCTGAAGCTGGCCCGCATCGCGAACGGCGAGACCGACGTGACTTTCTCCATGAGCCCACGCTCGGAGTGGGACGTGGCGGGGGGGCACGCCCTCTTGCGGGTGCTGGGCGGTGACCTGCGGCGGCGCGACGGGCGGCCCATCCGCTACAACTCGGCCCGGCCGCACCTGGAGCAGGGCATCATCGGCGGGCGGCCGGACGCCTTGGCATGGCTGGAAGGCGAACTCGCGGGGCGGGGCCTGCCCACCGCCCACCTCGGCCTGACCCCGGAGGACCTCGCCTGGGCGACCCTCGCGCCGGGGGATCAGGCGGCGCTGCGCGGGCATCCCGGCGTCTGCGTGCGGCACGGGGGCGGGCGGGTGCTGGCCCTGATCGTGGTGGGACCGGGCGGCGTCATTGAGCGGGCGGAGGGTGACGCCTTCCACCTCGACCGCCTCTCGCGCGACGTGACGCGGGCGCTGGGGACGCTCGGAACTCCCGTGCCTGTCCCGGAGGGAGGCCCGCACTGACCGGGAACACTGCCCCCGCCCCGCGCTGGGGCCGGGTCACCCTCAAGCCGCTGCCCGACCTGGGGGCGGAGGAGTGGGCGGCCCTCTACCGCTTCTTCCGCGACCGCGAACTCGCCGACTGGAACGGGGCCAGCCCCATCCGGCTTCCCGAGTGGCTGTTCCGGCGAATCATGCTGGAGGAGGAGGGCACGGGCGAGCGGGCGGGCTTCGGGGTGCTGAATGAGCGCGGCGAGCTGATCGGGAGCGCCGAGCTGTACGACCTCCACCCCCCACCGCCCCTGCCCGCCCGCATCGGCACCCTGGGAGTGATGATCGGCCTGCGCTCCCTGTGGGGCCAGGGCTACGGCCGCGAGGCGGTCATGGCACTGCTCGCCTGGGCCTTTGAGGGCCGCGAGGTGCCGCTCACGCGGGTGCGCCTGACCACCTTCGGGCACAACCGCCGGGCGCAGCGGGCCTTTGCCGCGTGCGGCTTCCGCGAGGTGGGCCGCACCCAATCGGGCGACCATACCGACGTTCATATGGAAATCACGAGAGGAGAGTGGCTGGATGCGCGTGCTGATGCCTGACCTGCCCGAGTTCCGGGCGCTGACCGTGGAGGGCGTGACCGCTCTCCCTTACCGCAATGGAGACTTGCCGGACGGCGAGGCCGAGGGCGTGGTGCTGTGGGGCGCGAACGCCGAAACACGCTCCCAACTGTTCGCCCGGCCGGGCCTGCGCTGGGTGCTGACGCTCACGGCGGGAATTGACCATGTGCAGGGCCAGTTGCCGCCCGGCGTCGCCCTCTACAACGCCAGCCCGCTGCACGCCCGCGCGGTCGCCGTCCACACCCTCGCGGGAATGCTCGCCGCCGTGCGGGGCCTGCACCGCTTCCGCGACGCGCAGCGGGAGGGGCAGTGGCAGCCCCGGCGCGACCTGGGCACGCTGGAGGGGGCGAGCGTGGTGGTGTGGGGGTACGGCCACATCGGGCGGATTCTGGAGGAGCTGCTGGCCCCCCACGGCGCCCACGTCACCGGGCTGCGCTCGGCCACCCCACCCGCCGAGCGGGACGCGGCGCTGGCGGAGGCCGACTGGGTGGTCCTGTTGCTCCCCGACACGCCGCAGACGCGCGGCATCGTGAATGCGGACGTGCTGGCCCAACTGAAGCCCGGCGCGTGGCTGAGCAACCAGGGACGCGGCTCGTTGGTGGACACGGACGCGCTTCTGGCCGCTCTGGATTCCGGTCAGCTCGGGGGCGCGGTGCTGGACGTGACCGACCCCGAGCCGCTTCCGCCGGGGCACCCGCTGTGGGGCCGCGAAAACGTCATCCTCACGCCGCATATCGCCAGCACGACGGCCGACCTCGTGCAGCGCGGAGCCGAGTACACACAGGCCTTTCTGAAGACGATGGCAGCGGGGCGGGAACCGGAGGGACGGGTGGAGACGGGGAAGGGGTACTGAGGCCCGGTCTCCAGTGCGAAGCCCCCGGCACATTCACCGGGGGCTCTTCTCGCACCTGACCCTTACTTCAGCAGATTCCGGCTGATCACCACGCGCTGAATCTCGTTGGTGCCCTCGTAGATCTGGTTGAGCTTCACGTCGCGCAGCAGCTTTTCCACCGGGTACTCGCCCACATAGCCGTACCCGCCGTGGACCTGAATCGCCTCGTTCGCGGCGTCGAAGGCCATCTCCGAGCAGTAGGCCTTGGCGATGGCGCTCTCGGTGCCGTGCGGCAGGTTCTGGTCGACCAGCCACGCGGCCTTGAGGTACATCAGGCGGCCCGTCTCGACGCCCATCGCCATCTCCGCGACCTTGAACTGGATGGCCTGGAACTGCGAGATAGGCCTCCCGAACGCCTCGCGCTCCTTGGAGTACTTCACACTCTCGTCAAGCGCCCGCCGCGCGATGCCCACCGACCCCGCCGCGACCGGCACGCGGGTCTTGTCGAGCGTCTTCATGGCGATCTTGAAGCCGTCGCCCAGGCCGCCGAGCTGGTTTTCCTTCGGCACGCGCACGTTCTCGAAGACCAGTTCGGAGGTCAGGCTGGCCCGCTGCCCCAGCTTGTGCTTGATTTTGTTGTAGGACATCCCCGGCGCGTCCTTGGGCACGACCAGCGCGACCGTCGCCTTGTGCCCGCCCTGCTTGTCGGTGGTGGCGAACACGACCGTGATGTCGGCCACGCCGCCGTTGGAAATCCACATCTTGGTGCCGTTGATGACCCACTCGTCGCCGTCCAGCACGGCGGTGGTGTGCATCCCGGCGGCGTCCGAGCCGTTGTTGGGCTCGCTGAGCGCGAAGGCCGCCAGGGAAGGCTTCTCGGTCATGGGGGCCAGGAAGCGCTTCTGCTGCTCCTCGGTGCCGCCCACCAGAATGGGCGTGATGCCCAGCTCGGAGGCCATCAGCACCGTGTAGATGCCCATGCAGCCGTAGGCGAGTTCCTCGCCGATCAGGCACTCGTCCACCATGCCCAGCCCCAGTCCGCCCGCGTGCTCGGGAATGGCGACATTGAGCAGGCCGACCTCGAAGGCCTTTTCCACCACGGGCCAGGGCAGTTCTTCCTTCTGGTCGTACTCGGCGGCGACCGGCATGATCTCCTTGCGGGTGAAGTCGCGGGCGAGCTGCTGAAGCTGTTTTTGTTCGTCGGTCAGGGAGAAATCGATCATGGGCACTCCTGGGGAATGTGGGGAAAGAAGCTCGCCGGGCGGCGGAAAGCTGCGCCTCTGGACTCGGTTCAATTTATCATGCCGGGAGAGGCGCCGCTTGTCCGGGCAACCTCCCTTCAGGGCAGAGGGCAGGACCTACACTCCGGGCATGAGCACTCCCCGGCCCGGCAGGCAGACCCTTTTTTACGGCTGGGTCGTGGTGGGGATCACGGTGCTGGCGCTGCTGCTGGCCGCCGGTGCCCGCAGCGCTCCCGGCGTGTTCCTGTTGCCGATGGAGCGCGACCTGGGCCTGAGCCGCAGCACGCTCTCGTTCTCGGTCAGCCTGGGCCTGCTGGTGTTCGGGCTGGCGGCCCCCCTGTCCGGCCGCCTGATGGACCGCTTCGGACCGCGCCGGGTCGCCACCGCCGGGCTGCTGCTGGTGGCGCTGAGCTTTGGGCTGAGCACCCTGTCGCGCTCGGCGCTGGGCCTGCACCTGACCTGGGGCCTGCTGAGCGGCCTGGGCACGGGCCTGGTCGGCAGCGTGCTGGGCGCCACGGTGGCGACGCGCTGGTTCGTGCGGCGGCGCGGCCTGGTCGTGGGGCTGTTCGGCGCGGCCACCAGCGCGGGGCAACTGCTGTTTATCCCCCTGCTCACGGGCTGGGCGCAGCGGGACGGCTGGACGGGCGGCACGCTGGGCATCGCGGGGGCGGCCCTGCTGCTCGCGCCGCTGGTGTGGTGGTGGCTGCGCGACAGCCCCGCGCAACTCGGGCTTCAGCCAGACGGGGACGCCGCCCCGGCGGGAGCCCCCGCCCCTGCCGCGCCCCGGCCCGACCCGCTGGTGATGCGGCGGGCGCTGCGTCACCGGGACTTCTGGCTGCTGGCGACCACCTTTTTCGTCTGCGGCGCGACCAGCAACGGGCTCATCGGCACGCACTTCATCGCGTACTGCGGCGATCTGGGCCTCACCCCTGGCTTCGCCGCCGGAATGCTGGCCGTGATGGGCACCTTCAACTTCGTGGGAACGCTGGCGAGCGGGTATTTCACCGACCGCACCGACCCGCGCTTCCTGCTGGCGCTGTACTACACCTTCCGGTGCCTGAGCCTGGTGCTGCTGCCCTTCGTGCCGCCCGGCTACAGCCTGACGGTGTTCGCGGTTCTGTTCGGCCTGGATTACATCGCCACCGTGCCGCCGACCATCGCGCTGACCACCGACACCTTTGGCCGGGCCAACGTGGGCACGGTGTACGGCTGGATCTTCTGCGCGCATCAGGTGGGAGCCGCCCTGGCGTCCTGGCTGGCGGGCGTCAGCCGAGACGCGCTGGGCAGCTACAGCGCCGCCATGATCGCGGCGGCGCTGCTGGCGGGGGCCGCCGCGGTGCTGGCGCTGGGGGTCACGGCCCCCGCACGGCGGCCGCAGCCCACCTAGAGCAGTTGACAGAAGGAAGGCCCCCAGGCAGCGGCGCCCCAGGGGCCTCCCTTCTGCCCCATGCTCTCCTTAAATTGGCCCGCTCCGAAATGGCCAACGAACGCCGAACGGCAGTCTCAGGGCCGAGGCTCCACCGCCGGAGAGCCGCGTTCCGGGGTGCTACAGCACGTCGTCGGCGCTGCCCCGCTTGCGGAGGTTATTTTGCGTCTTGCGCCAGCGCAGCGCCCGGACGATGGCCGGGGCCGCCGGGTTGAGGCTGAGGTCGTAGGCGGGGTACCAGACCCGCTGCTCGGAGAACTTGAGCTTCATCTTGAACACGCCGTAGGAATGCTTGCTCTCGTCGAGGACGCGCGGAATGCCCCAGAAGTCGAACAGCTCGTAGCCCCGGCGCTTGGCGTCCAGCATGGCGTTCCAGTAAAAGGCGTCGGGGGCCTTGGCGTCCTTGTACGGCGTGCCGTCCGGCTGCACCCGGTCGTCGCGCACGCTGCCGCCAAAGAGGTAGGCGGTCGTGGTGCCCATCGCCAGGAAAAAGCCGCCCGCGAGCGCCTTGCCCTCGTAGCGCGACAGCACGAGGTAAGCCTCGCCGCCATACGCATTGCCCTCGCGCAGCATCGTCTCGTAGTAGGCGCGGGGAAAGGCGCCGAGCTTGGCCCGCTCGTTGGTGGCCGTGAAAATCTCCCAGAAGGCCCCGAAGTCGTCGTCGCGGCCCGCCACCACGCCGAGCTTGGCGGCGGCGCGGACGTTGCGCCGGGCCATCGAGTGCAGCCCCGCGAAGAGGTCGTCCTCGGAGCGGGTCAGGTCGGCCACGATGGTGTGCTCGGGTTGCTCGGTTTCGGCCCGGCGAAAGGGGCCGTATTCGGAGGGGACGACCGCGCGGCCGTCGGCGGGGACGGGGTGCGGCGGCTCGATCTTGAGCAGGGCGTCGCCGGGGCGGGCGATCTTGCGGGCGGCCTCGGCCACGGCGGGCAGCAGGTCGAGCGATTCGAGCGCCGGGCCGCGCGGGGCATACAGGGTCGAGAATCCAGGCACCAAGCGCTTGCGCAGCAGTTGCAGTGCCCCCACCGTCTGCCCCCCCTGGCCCTGAATCAGAAAGCGCAGCGGCTCCTGCCCCAGCGTGCGCCGCGCCTCCCCGTACCCCCATCCCTGAAGGGGACTGGTGATGGGGAGGGAACGAACGGCGTCGTCGTACACGCGGGGGTCCTGGGTGGGCACGAGGGTCAGGCGCATCGGGGGGGATTGTAGCAGCGGGCCTCGGCGGGGGCCTGCCCCCCGGCCGCGCTACAGTGGACAGATGC
It includes:
- a CDS encoding ATP phosphoribosyltransferase regulatory subunit translates to MPPVTLSARLPGPAVPEGTRDVLPPEWQQREHLRTRLGAEFAAWGYRGVDVPALEFADPGHPQDARAFKLIDVGGEVLALRGEFTTAVGRLVRSRFAGGPFPLRLQYGGRLWLRALTSELGRLREFAQVGVELIGVSTPQADAELLALGRRALEVVGVSPVMEVGYPGFVDAVLEDAGLSPTARESLHGAIDRKSGADVDLLAGRHALDAGVTRTLHTLTDLYGGPEVLAGAGDLARGERARAAVAHLEAVADRAEGELLFDLGASRRYGYYTGLTFRAYAPGLNQPLLGGGRYDLGGLPGAGFAIGLERLTEVAARGLPPEPEVVLALDPAGAEHARAAGLTAELAWTDDRAELLAYCAARGIRRWAQGQILTEVSA
- a CDS encoding D-2-hydroxyacid dehydrogenase; translation: MRVLMPDLPEFRALTVEGVTALPYRNGDLPDGEAEGVVLWGANAETRSQLFARPGLRWVLTLTAGIDHVQGQLPPGVALYNASPLHARAVAVHTLAGMLAAVRGLHRFRDAQREGQWQPRRDLGTLEGASVVVWGYGHIGRILEELLAPHGAHVTGLRSATPPAERDAALAEADWVVLLLPDTPQTRGIVNADVLAQLKPGAWLSNQGRGSLVDTDALLAALDSGQLGGAVLDVTDPEPLPPGHPLWGRENVILTPHIASTTADLVQRGAEYTQAFLKTMAAGREPEGRVETGKGY
- a CDS encoding phosphotransferase-like protein gives rise to the protein MGRLIVVNGTSSAGKTTFCEALQDALPDPYLLTSYDIFWASMPARYFPWETHEEDGVRYVTAEQAGRPSTTLELGPVGQRTVSGAHHAVAALLASGVNVIADVLFLHPDWFAEARRLWTPFAPLWIALKPPLTVSEEWEARREATLAGRPTGLARGLFAAVHAHSPPDLTLDPSRCHPDELARSVAAWVGRGCPHPFDGMGAFNR
- the hisG gene encoding ATP phosphoribosyltransferase; this encodes MSPAPVRGPEHLTLALPKGRVLAESAALLTQAGLPLELPGPSRALRHEFPGLTVLELRNQDVPVYVDLGVADFGIVGKDVLVESGRAVFEPVDLRFAACRLSLIREVGAAGPITRVATKYPRSARAYLAAQGIPAEIVKLSGNIELAALTGLADAVVDLVQTGGTLRANGLEERDVLFHSSARLVVNRTALKLRRERLRPLIERLRELVAAG
- a CDS encoding acyl-CoA dehydrogenase family protein; the encoded protein is MIDFSLTDEQKQLQQLARDFTRKEIMPVAAEYDQKEELPWPVVEKAFEVGLLNVAIPEHAGGLGLGMVDECLIGEELAYGCMGIYTVLMASELGITPILVGGTEEQQKRFLAPMTEKPSLAAFALSEPNNGSDAAGMHTTAVLDGDEWVINGTKMWISNGGVADITVVFATTDKQGGHKATVALVVPKDAPGMSYNKIKHKLGQRASLTSELVFENVRVPKENQLGGLGDGFKIAMKTLDKTRVPVAAGSVGIARRALDESVKYSKEREAFGRPISQFQAIQFKVAEMAMGVETGRLMYLKAAWLVDQNLPHGTESAIAKAYCSEMAFDAANEAIQVHGGYGYVGEYPVEKLLRDVKLNQIYEGTNEIQRVVISRNLLK
- the aspS gene encoding aspartate--tRNA(Asn) ligase; the protein is MTTALPRTLTSALPTHAGRTVRLQGFLHARRDLGGLQFLVLRDRAGLVQCVGSGLDLPLPESSIEVVGRVTAHPKAPGGYEVQVESFRVLTPATEPPPVEIPKMEWHVHPETMLDYRVVTVRGLRERAILKVQAELVAAFRDHLRGEGFTEISTPKIVSAGAEGGANLFPIDYFGHPAYLAQSPQLYKQIMVGVFERVFEVAPVYRAEEHATSRHLNEYLSLDVELGFIESEEDVMDVETRVLAAIMERLREHAAPELALLGATLPEVPAHIPRITLLDARRLVEEKYGHPVGGKDLDPEAERLLSQHYAETEGTDFVFVTKYPRAARPFYAYPEEGGLTRGFDLLFRGIEITSGGQRIHEYPMLQESIAAYRLNPEALAGYAEVFKYGMPPHGGFAIGAERLTARLLGIGNVRFARAFPRDRHRLTP
- a CDS encoding MFS transporter — encoded protein: MSTPRPGRQTLFYGWVVVGITVLALLLAAGARSAPGVFLLPMERDLGLSRSTLSFSVSLGLLVFGLAAPLSGRLMDRFGPRRVATAGLLLVALSFGLSTLSRSALGLHLTWGLLSGLGTGLVGSVLGATVATRWFVRRRGLVVGLFGAATSAGQLLFIPLLTGWAQRDGWTGGTLGIAGAALLLAPLVWWWLRDSPAQLGLQPDGDAAPAGAPAPAAPRPDPLVMRRALRHRDFWLLATTFFVCGATSNGLIGTHFIAYCGDLGLTPGFAAGMLAVMGTFNFVGTLASGYFTDRTDPRFLLALYYTFRCLSLVLLPFVPPGYSLTVFAVLFGLDYIATVPPTIALTTDTFGRANVGTVYGWIFCAHQVGAALASWLAGVSRDALGSYSAAMIAAALLAGAAAVLALGVTAPARRPQPT
- a CDS encoding 3'(2'),5'-bisphosphate nucleotidase CysQ produces the protein MDLKPELDIAVRLAREAGALLLAHLRRGVTAQQKTGADDLVTAADHEASDLILAGLRSAFPEDGLLSEEAADNPARLEHERVWIIDPIDGTKEFTSGSPDYAVSIGLAVGGEPVLGAVYAPATDELFAGAVGLGVTRNGEPTGFSHRAAYVVSVSDTEFRRELHASNLSGMAPSGSIALKLARIANGETDVTFSMSPRSEWDVAGGHALLRVLGGDLRRRDGRPIRYNSARPHLEQGIIGGRPDALAWLEGELAGRGLPTAHLGLTPEDLAWATLAPGDQAALRGHPGVCVRHGGGRVLALIVVGPGGVIERAEGDAFHLDRLSRDVTRALGTLGTPVPVPEGGPH
- a CDS encoding MalY/PatB family protein, whose protein sequence is MTHPDLPIPDPPELEGPELAPEPAAASPYSSLDPATLRHPDSLKWTFYPEDVLPLWVADMDFPVASAIVEALQERLTRGLGYGQMMGDAHLIAALQDKLAGHGLTDLPKEGFSFIPGVVPGIYAAVAALSVPDEPVLTMTPIYYPFHQAITTQGRQVAAAPLQEPQESGGRWEIDWDAMEAAALGCRLLLLCHPHNPSGRVWDAEELARLRDFVLRHDLYVMSDELHADLRLSDVPFEAFAADPRVRSRTVTLTGPAKAYNTAGLGIGVMVGHDPELIKRVRGAAGGLMGHPSTLSVTAWRAALEGAGLWLQETVAYLRGNRDVMAAFVEARLPWARFSPPEATYLGWLDLRGHPRAADMGQFLLDEARVAVQGGPLFAPGEEGVRYQGCVRVNFATSRPILIEALERMTAALEREGPVGD
- a CDS encoding GNAT family N-acetyltransferase, yielding MTGNTAPAPRWGRVTLKPLPDLGAEEWAALYRFFRDRELADWNGASPIRLPEWLFRRIMLEEEGTGERAGFGVLNERGELIGSAELYDLHPPPPLPARIGTLGVMIGLRSLWGQGYGREAVMALLAWAFEGREVPLTRVRLTTFGHNRRAQRAFAACGFREVGRTQSGDHTDVHMEITRGEWLDARADA